DNA from Bradyrhizobium diazoefficiens USDA 110:
CGCGGCGCATCCCGGAATGACGGCAGGGATGATGTCGTCGACCTCGCGACCTATCTCCTGAAATCCAGCCGCCCTTCCGGAAAACATCCGTCGATGCGCGCGGCATCGACCACGCGCCCGACCCACGGCCGCGTGATCGCAGGGTTGGTCAGGTTGATGTACTTGCCAACCAGGCGATCCGCGCCCTCGCGCGCCGCATCGATCAGCCCGTGTCGGCGGCCATTGTCCCAGTCGAAACGCAGATAGATCCGGTTCCCCGCAACGCGAACGTCGGCGCGGCCCCGCTTCCATGTCTCCGGCGTGTCGCCGGCAATGGTTGGATCAGCGCCGCCGTTCCAGCGGCTTGCCCAGATGCCTTCAAGCGGATCGGCGCGCGAAGAAATGTCTGCCCAATGCGCCGCATTGCCGTCGGCTGCATCGCCGGAAAGCGTGGCGGCCGCGGCGTAGCTCATGACGTCAGAATCGTCCGGACCCGGGACGTCCATCGTGCCGAAAGGATTGCGGATGACGCGGTTCGTGTTGATCTGCTGCATGACGATCTCCCGGCGTGTGTTGGCTTGATCGGCCAGCTCTATCGCCGGGGGGGCAAGGTGCGGCCACCCGATTCCCGCTCTCTCCTCTGGTCATTCCGGGGCGCGCGTAGCGCGAACCCGGAATCCATCGCGCCACCATTTTCTGCGGCCCGATGGATTCCGGGCCTGCACCGCTTCGCGGCGCATCCCGGAATGACGGATGAGAGATGTGCGCCTTACGTCAAATGCTCCGCGAAGAATTCCATGCTGCGTGGCCAGGCGATGTCGGCACTCGCCTTGTCGTAGCTGGCGCGCTCGTCGCAATGAAAGCCGTGCTGGGCGCCGGGATAGATGAAGACCTCCACGTCCGGCCGTTTCGCCTTGACGGTCTCGACGTCGGTCAGGGGAATGCCGGCATCCTTCTCGCCGAAATGCAGTTGCGTCGGCACCTTCGGCGTCTCGTCGGCAAAGCGCACGACCGCGCCGCCGTAATAGCCGATCGCCGCCTTCAGGCCCGACAGCCGCGTCGCCGCGACGAAGGCGACGCTGCCGCCGAGGCAAAAGCCGATGATGCCGACCGGTCCGACGCCCTTCACCGCATCGATCGCGGCTTGGGTGTCGCGCAGCATCGCGGCCCAGTCGGGACTGGCGACGAACTTGCGCGCCTCGGCGATCTCGTCGGGCGTATAGCCCGACTGGAAATTGGGCGAGGTGCGGTCGAAGATCGACGGCGCGATCGCGACATAGCCTTCGCTCGCCAGCCGATCGCAGACCGAGCGGATGTGATGATTGACCCCGAATATCTCCTGGATCACCACCACCGCGCCCTTCGGGTTGCCTGCGGGATCGGCGCGATAGCCGCCCAGCTGGAAATTGTCGGAGGCCGTCAGTCTGATGTCTTGTCCCACGCGGGTTGTCCTTCTTTGTTATTGCGAACTCAGCTCTCTCCCCTCATCCTGAGGAGCGCGCCCTTCGCGCGCGTCTCGAAGGATAGAGGCCGAGCTGCGAGAGGCGGGCCTGCATGGTTCGAGACGCGCGTTCCGCGCTCCACACCATGAGGGGTGACAGTTATTCCCACATCCAGTTCTCGCCGTAGTCCTCCTTCCATCCCGCCAGCC
Protein-coding regions in this window:
- a CDS encoding dienelactone hydrolase family protein translates to MGQDIRLTASDNFQLGGYRADPAGNPKGAVVVIQEIFGVNHHIRSVCDRLASEGYVAIAPSIFDRTSPNFQSGYTPDEIAEARKFVASPDWAAMLRDTQAAIDAVKGVGPVGIIGFCLGGSVAFVAATRLSGLKAAIGYYGGAVVRFADETPKVPTQLHFGEKDAGIPLTDVETVKAKRPDVEVFIYPGAQHGFHCDERASYDKASADIAWPRSMEFFAEHLT